A section of the Enterococcus montenegrensis genome encodes:
- a CDS encoding metallophosphoesterase, protein MAEILAPVKKTGTKILAIPGNHDIFDGWARKYKGDTKERIAQISPTDFKEFFPDGYKHATSTDSASLSYAIKIDKKYDFIFLDTNEYPIQTSRAQPHTGGQVKDETLNWLEKRLQIAESKNKVPILFMHHNLFIHNPLVYKGYVLSNAQTLKSLLAKYQVPVVFSGHIHAQDIMKDPTGKTDITEVVTSSFAIADHAYGELKLTPGKISYHRQTVDVDAWAKENKMTAKNIRQHNAYLKELFFKDGQRLAYQQLLDQNVRDENILAPAAKLVGEVNYNYFTGQDDYSSKRREQIKQSFAYKELGKYSPFLQKYIDSAINDTNLADQKLVIKP, encoded by the coding sequence ATGGCTGAAATTTTAGCTCCTGTAAAAAAGACTGGTACAAAGATACTTGCGATTCCTGGGAACCACGATATTTTTGATGGTTGGGCTCGCAAATACAAGGGCGATACCAAAGAGCGTATTGCTCAAATCTCACCTACTGACTTTAAAGAATTTTTCCCCGATGGGTATAAACATGCGACTAGTACAGATAGCGCGTCATTAAGTTATGCAATTAAAATCGACAAAAAATATGACTTTATTTTCTTAGATACAAATGAATACCCCATTCAAACCAGTCGTGCGCAACCCCATACAGGTGGCCAAGTAAAAGATGAAACTTTAAATTGGCTTGAAAAAAGATTGCAAATTGCTGAAAGTAAAAACAAAGTTCCGATTCTCTTTATGCATCATAATCTTTTTATTCATAACCCTCTTGTTTACAAAGGTTATGTCTTGTCAAACGCTCAAACTCTTAAAAGTCTTTTAGCAAAATATCAGGTACCTGTAGTTTTTTCCGGTCATATTCATGCTCAAGATATTATGAAAGATCCTACTGGAAAAACTGACATTACTGAAGTTGTTACCAGCTCCTTTGCGATTGCTGATCATGCTTATGGTGAATTAAAGCTTACCCCAGGAAAAATTTCCTATCACAGACAAACAGTTGACGTAGACGCTTGGGCTAAAGAAAACAAAATGACGGCTAAAAATATCCGTCAACATAATGCATATTTAAAAGAACTTTTCTTCAAAGATGGGCAAAGATTAGCTTATCAACAGCTTTTAGATCAAAATGTTCGGGATGAAAATATTTTAGCGCCTGCAGCTAAATTAGTTGGTGAAGTAAATTACAATTATTTTACTGGACAAGATGACTATTCATCAAAGAGAAGAGAGCAAATAAAGCAGTCTTTTGCTTATAAAGAACTTGGCAAATATTCTCCCTTTTTACAAAAATACATTGATTCGGCCATTAACGATACCAATTTAGCTGATCAAAAATTAGTCATTAAGCCATAA